The Chitinophagales bacterium genome has a window encoding:
- a CDS encoding sigma-54-dependent Fis family transcriptional regulator produces the protein MEIQSIKNRFGIIGNSAALNHALSTAAQVANTDLSVLIVGESGVGKEAFSNIIHALSPRKHNPFIAVNCGAIPEGTIDSELFGHEKGSFTGAVDSRKGYFETVNGGTIFLDEIGELPIGTQARLLRVLESGEFIRVGSSKVQKTDVRVIAATNKDLLEYTQTGKFREDLYYRLSTVPIRVPSLRDRPEDIPLLFRKFASDFAERYRTQSVQLSPEAQQMLVNYSWPGNVRELKNIAEQLSVLSTEREITGEALHRFLPNGQNTRSVALFQPPSTPIPSPSGSKQYDSSTEREILYKLFFDLKKDLAEMKQMLYDMTGNRTGGYTPPANADNLLPTYSPQDQPVVQSYNANTSGPLVVHHAESMSHHEDVEESLLLADREKEFIIKSLKKHKGRRRDAASELGISERTLYRKIKEYDIKE, from the coding sequence ATGGAAATACAAAGCATTAAGAACAGGTTTGGCATCATCGGTAATTCTGCCGCACTTAACCATGCGTTGAGCACTGCGGCACAGGTAGCCAATACCGACCTGTCCGTACTCATAGTAGGTGAAAGCGGTGTAGGTAAAGAAGCATTTTCCAACATCATCCATGCATTATCACCGCGCAAACACAATCCATTTATTGCCGTTAACTGTGGCGCCATACCTGAAGGCACAATAGACAGTGAACTGTTTGGCCATGAGAAAGGGTCATTTACAGGAGCGGTAGACAGCCGTAAAGGATATTTTGAGACGGTAAATGGCGGTACTATTTTCCTGGATGAGATAGGAGAACTGCCTATCGGTACACAGGCGCGTTTGCTGCGTGTACTGGAATCAGGTGAATTTATACGCGTAGGTTCTTCTAAAGTGCAAAAAACTGACGTTCGTGTGATAGCCGCCACCAATAAAGACCTGCTGGAATACACGCAAACCGGCAAGTTCCGCGAAGACCTATATTACCGCCTCAGCACTGTGCCCATCCGTGTGCCTTCCCTGCGCGACAGGCCGGAAGACATTCCGCTGTTGTTTCGCAAGTTCGCTTCAGACTTTGCTGAGCGCTACCGTACACAATCAGTCCAGCTTTCTCCTGAAGCTCAACAAATGCTGGTTAATTATTCCTGGCCCGGCAATGTCCGCGAGCTGAAAAACATAGCAGAACAACTCTCTGTATTAAGTACGGAACGTGAAATAACAGGCGAAGCACTACACCGCTTCCTGCCCAACGGACAGAACACCCGAAGCGTAGCCCTGTTCCAGCCTCCAAGTACACCTATCCCCAGCCCGTCGGGCAGTAAACAATATGATAGCAGTACAGAACGTGAAATACTATACAAGCTGTTCTTCGACCTGAAAAAAGACCTGGCCGAAATGAAACAAATGTTATACGACATGACCGGCAATCGTACGGGCGGTTATACCCCCCCTGCCAATGCCGACAACCTTTTGCCTACTTACAGTCCGCAGGATCAACCGGTAGTTCAGTCATATAACGCAAATACATCAGGACCGCTGGTTGTGCATCATGCAGAAAGCATGTCACACCATGAAGATGTTGAAGAGTCTTTACTGCTGGCAGACCGGGAAAAGGAGTTCATTATCAAATCACTGAAAAAACACAAAGGCCGCAGACGCGATGCCGCCAGCGAATTGGGTATATCAGAAAGAACATTATACCGAAAGATCAAAGAATACGATATCAAAGAGTAA
- the miaB gene encoding tRNA (N6-isopentenyl adenosine(37)-C2)-methylthiotransferase MiaB — MAETLEKVIEEGRQGEAYAPFVNDPNSYNKKFYIESYGCQMNFSDSEIVASILNEQGFGATGNYTEADLVLINTCSIREKAEQTVRNRLKTFKQIKDDRPGMLIGVLGCMAERLKAKFLEEEKLVDIVVGPDAYRSLPGLVVEAETGQKAVNVLLSREETYADISPVRLDSNGVTAFVSIMRGCNNMCTFCVVPFTRGRERSRDAESIVNECRDLFDRGFREVTLLGQNVDSYYFTTKDGTNVTFALLLEMVAQVSPQLRVRFSTSHPKDITDDVLYTMAKYHNICKYIHLPVQSGNTRILALMNRTYTREWYLAKVKRIHEIMPDCSLSTDVISGFCTETEEDHKDTLDLMEQCQFDMAYMFSYSERPGTLAQRRYTDDVPEDVKKRRLTEIINLQNGHSRENYKKEIGKTFEVLIESNSKKSEHDWCGRNSQNKMLVFPKGDHNLKVGDYVQVKVNSATSATLIGEIV; from the coding sequence ATGGCAGAGACACTTGAAAAGGTCATAGAGGAAGGAAGGCAGGGAGAAGCGTACGCCCCTTTTGTAAACGACCCGAATTCATATAATAAAAAATTCTACATAGAAAGTTATGGTTGCCAGATGAACTTCAGCGACAGCGAGATAGTTGCATCTATACTGAATGAACAGGGATTTGGCGCAACCGGTAATTATACTGAGGCCGACCTGGTGCTCATCAATACGTGTTCTATCCGCGAAAAGGCAGAACAAACAGTACGCAACCGACTGAAAACATTCAAACAGATAAAAGATGACCGCCCGGGAATGCTCATAGGGGTATTGGGTTGTATGGCCGAACGCCTGAAAGCCAAGTTCCTGGAAGAAGAAAAACTGGTAGATATAGTTGTCGGTCCGGATGCATACCGCAGCCTGCCCGGACTGGTCGTAGAAGCAGAGACAGGGCAAAAAGCTGTAAACGTACTCCTGAGCCGCGAAGAGACCTATGCTGACATTTCACCGGTAAGGCTCGACAGCAACGGCGTTACTGCCTTTGTAAGTATCATGCGTGGCTGTAATAATATGTGCACTTTCTGTGTAGTGCCTTTTACGCGCGGACGTGAGCGCAGCCGCGATGCGGAAAGCATCGTTAATGAGTGCCGTGACCTGTTCGACAGGGGCTTCCGCGAAGTAACCCTGCTGGGACAGAACGTAGACAGCTACTATTTCACTACCAAAGACGGCACCAACGTGACATTCGCTTTGTTGCTGGAAATGGTGGCACAGGTATCTCCTCAGCTACGTGTAAGGTTCAGCACATCACACCCTAAAGATATTACAGATGATGTACTATACACCATGGCCAAATATCACAACATCTGCAAATACATACACCTGCCGGTACAAAGCGGCAATACCCGCATACTGGCACTCATGAACCGTACTTATACACGCGAGTGGTACCTGGCTAAAGTAAAACGCATTCACGAAATAATGCCTGATTGCAGCCTGAGCACCGATGTGATAAGCGGGTTCTGCACAGAAACGGAAGAAGACCACAAAGACACACTGGACCTGATGGAACAATGCCAGTTCGATATGGCTTATATGTTCTCGTACAGCGAACGCCCGGGCACACTGGCTCAGCGCCGTTACACAGACGATGTGCCGGAAGATGTAAAAAAACGGAGGCTCACGGAGATCATCAACCTTCAGAACGGCCATTCTCGCGAGAACTATAAAAAAGAGATAGGCAAAACATTCGAGGTGTTGATCGAAAGTAACAGTAAGAAGAGTGAACATGACTGGTGCGGGCGCAATAGCCAGAATAAGATGTTGGTATTCCCCAAAGGAGACCACAACCTAAAAGTAGGCGATTATGTGCAAGTGAAAGTGAACAGCGCCACGTCTGCTACACTGATTGGCGAAATAGTATAA
- a CDS encoding asparagine synthetase B, whose protein sequence is MIRFITYTIAILLMAGAGTARAAKIFIPMNAEEQTNHLKAYGVTYAALQKEIEVDWLLNYEGGSFAMTQTEYIEKLCKLRGVSYKVMSDAQYSGIINTIADPDYNGDIIKLEKAPKIAVYTPEGKQPWDDAVTLVLTYAEIPFDKIYDDAVLQDKLPEYDWLHLHHEDFTGQYGKFWAAYRNATWFQEDVKMNEAIAARNGFKKVSKLKLAVAKKIQGFVAGGGYLFAMCSATDSYDISVAAENTDICEIPFDGDPSSPNAQNELDFSQCFAFKDFVLSRNPYEYEFSTIDATQTRNSYINMETDYFTLFTFSAKFDPIPTMLCQNHTTTVKGFMGQTTAFRKEVLKTSVLVMGECKPANEARYIHGEFGKGTWTFYGGHDPEDYQHAIGDPPTDLSLHPNSPGYRLILNNVLFPAAKKKPKKT, encoded by the coding sequence ATGATACGTTTTATTACATATACCATAGCCATCCTGTTAATGGCTGGCGCAGGTACGGCGCGTGCTGCAAAAATATTCATACCTATGAATGCCGAAGAACAGACCAACCACCTGAAAGCCTATGGAGTGACCTATGCTGCATTACAAAAGGAAATTGAGGTGGATTGGCTGTTGAATTATGAGGGCGGCAGCTTTGCCATGACACAAACCGAATACATTGAGAAGCTATGCAAACTGCGTGGAGTATCCTACAAAGTAATGAGCGATGCCCAATACAGTGGCATCATCAATACAATTGCAGACCCGGACTATAACGGCGATATAATCAAGCTGGAAAAGGCTCCGAAGATAGCGGTATATACTCCTGAAGGGAAACAACCCTGGGATGATGCGGTAACCCTTGTACTTACCTATGCGGAGATACCTTTCGATAAAATATATGACGATGCCGTTCTGCAGGACAAGTTACCTGAATATGACTGGCTTCACCTGCACCACGAAGATTTTACAGGACAGTATGGTAAATTCTGGGCAGCTTACCGTAATGCAACCTGGTTTCAGGAAGATGTAAAAATGAATGAAGCCATAGCTGCGCGTAATGGCTTTAAGAAGGTTTCAAAACTGAAACTGGCTGTGGCTAAAAAGATACAAGGATTCGTTGCCGGAGGTGGCTACCTGTTTGCCATGTGTTCAGCAACAGATAGCTATGATATAAGTGTAGCTGCTGAGAATACAGATATATGCGAAATTCCATTTGACGGCGACCCTTCCAGCCCCAATGCACAAAACGAGCTGGATTTTTCACAGTGTTTCGCTTTTAAAGACTTCGTACTATCTCGCAACCCGTACGAATACGAATTCAGCACTATTGACGCTACCCAAACGCGCAACAGCTACATAAATATGGAGACCGATTATTTTACCTTATTCACATTCTCTGCCAAATTCGACCCCATACCTACCATGCTGTGCCAGAACCATACTACTACCGTAAAAGGGTTTATGGGACAAACTACAGCTTTCCGAAAAGAGGTATTAAAAACCAGTGTACTGGTAATGGGCGAATGCAAACCCGCCAACGAAGCACGATACATTCACGGAGAATTCGGGAAAGGTACCTGGACATTCTATGGTGGTCACGACCCCGAAGACTACCAGCACGCCATAGGTGATCCTCCTACCGACCTGAGCCTGCACCCCAACAGCCCCGGTTACAGGCTGATACTCAACAATGTATTGTTTCCTGCAGCCAAAAAGAAGCCCAAAAAGACCTGA
- a CDS encoding ABC transporter permease: MANKQEYSNIKALMALTRASLQSTMKSPSAIVFTIAFPMVFILVFGFLGGGKTFSVGVAPVPGSDTTNGLYQLLKSSPALKWTHVDDTTQANKMLSEGDISALVEVKENPEGHEPRYSIQLHSATSQMDKLQQLQAIIRGMLQNSDPVIRQRTEALAEIDVEVATIREFKSIDFILPGQLGFSLLAGSVFGTAFIFFSLRETLVLKRFFSTPVRREVIVLSEGIARMVFQLLGAIVIITAGYFIFDYTLVNGFVTFIEMILLCALGILVFMGFGFIISGLAKNQTTIPPLSNLVTLPQFLLAGTFFPIDVFPSWLQPFCKILPLTYLNDALRKVAFDNAGLWELRIDILVLMVWAVVLYIVAGKVFKWE; the protein is encoded by the coding sequence ATGGCAAATAAGCAGGAATACAGCAACATAAAGGCATTGATGGCGTTAACGCGTGCCAGTTTGCAATCTACCATGAAAAGTCCTTCGGCTATAGTGTTTACTATTGCATTTCCTATGGTATTTATTCTTGTGTTCGGTTTCCTGGGAGGCGGAAAAACTTTTTCTGTTGGGGTAGCACCTGTACCGGGTAGTGATACCACAAATGGTTTGTATCAGTTATTGAAAAGCAGCCCTGCCTTGAAGTGGACCCATGTTGATGATACAACACAAGCTAATAAAATGTTGAGCGAAGGAGATATTTCTGCGCTGGTTGAAGTAAAAGAAAATCCTGAAGGACATGAGCCCAGGTATAGTATACAGTTGCATTCAGCTACATCTCAAATGGATAAGCTGCAACAATTGCAGGCGATCATCAGGGGTATGCTCCAGAATTCTGACCCGGTAATAAGGCAACGTACAGAAGCGCTGGCAGAGATAGACGTTGAGGTTGCCACCATCAGGGAATTCAAAAGCATTGATTTTATTTTGCCTGGCCAGCTTGGTTTTTCCCTGTTAGCCGGTAGTGTATTTGGTACTGCATTCATATTTTTCAGCCTGAGGGAGACTTTGGTACTGAAACGCTTTTTCTCAACACCCGTCCGCCGCGAAGTGATAGTATTAAGCGAAGGAATTGCACGTATGGTGTTCCAGTTGTTAGGTGCTATTGTTATAATAACAGCAGGTTATTTTATTTTCGACTATACATTGGTCAATGGTTTTGTCACGTTTATTGAAATGATACTGTTGTGTGCATTAGGTATACTCGTTTTTATGGGGTTCGGTTTTATTATCAGCGGGCTTGCCAAGAACCAGACCACTATTCCTCCATTGTCTAACCTGGTGACGCTACCACAATTTCTATTGGCAGGTACGTTCTTCCCGATAGATGTATTTCCGAGCTGGCTGCAACCGTTTTGTAAGATACTTCCGCTTACGTACCTGAATGATGCATTGAGGAAAGTAGCTTTTGATAATGCCGGATTGTGGGAATTAAGGATAGATATCCTGGTGCTGATGGTATGGGCAGTAGTGCTTTATATAGTTGCCGGCAAAGTTTTTAAGTGGGAGTAA